A single window of uncultured Sunxiuqinia sp. DNA harbors:
- a CDS encoding DUF4238 domain-containing protein, which translates to MKEEPKYQKQHKVAQVYLKQFGYEKDGEWWLSVYKAGEKETENVKIKEFTAETNIFDLPFEAPEIKRHFENTSNIIENHYRTIISNLHNQKRLTSKDERFLNHIVANFLCRTSPFRTFIFDLLTYADTRDKFIKEMTMFTQNKEDVAALLDSFKIEFQLNPAIGILMDHLVFLFKKFRKVILKESSCIGWLTTDSPVYLNRQNKYEWIIPIESEIYMPLSKDFCLFMFHPDSDKYENRLRNLKINKVNEIDFNTFDNIINKIVLDYDKYLIMNTEIQPTDITKKL; encoded by the coding sequence GTACGAGAAAGACGGGGAATGGTGGTTATCTGTTTATAAAGCGGGAGAAAAAGAAACTGAAAATGTCAAGATAAAAGAATTTACTGCCGAGACAAATATTTTTGATTTGCCATTTGAAGCTCCTGAAATAAAAAGACATTTTGAAAATACGAGCAATATAATTGAGAATCACTATCGGACAATAATTTCAAATCTCCATAATCAAAAAAGACTAACATCTAAGGATGAAAGATTTTTAAATCATATTGTTGCAAATTTTTTATGTCGAACCTCCCCTTTTAGAACATTCATCTTTGACCTATTAACATATGCTGACACTAGGGATAAATTCATTAAAGAAATGACAATGTTCACCCAGAATAAGGAAGATGTAGCCGCATTATTAGATAGTTTCAAAATTGAGTTTCAATTAAATCCAGCTATTGGAATTTTAATGGACCATCTTGTATTTTTATTTAAAAAATTTAGAAAAGTAATTCTTAAAGAATCTAGTTGCATAGGTTGGTTAACAACCGACAGTCCCGTTTATTTAAATAGACAAAATAAATACGAATGGATTATTCCAATTGAATCAGAAATATACATGCCTCTTTCAAAAGACTTTTGCCTTTTTATGTTTCATCCTGATTCTGACAAATATGAGAATCGACTAAGGAATCTAAAAATTAACAAGGTTAATGAAATAGACTTCAATACCTTTGATAACATTATAAATAAAATAGTGCTTGATTACGATAAATATTTAATAATGAATACAGAAATTCAACCAACAGATATAACGAAAAAATTATAA